The Streptococcus oralis genome segment TTTGAAAACTCCGATTGCGATTATTGACAAACGCCGTAGTGTAGACAAGATGAATACCAGTGAAGTGATGAATATCATTGGTAAGGTAGAAGGTAAGACTTGTATCTTGATTGACGATATGATTGATACAGCTGGAACTATTTGTCATGCGGCGGATGCTCTTGCTGAAGCAGGTGCTGTTGAAGTATATGCAAGCTGTACGCACCCAGTTCTTTCTGGGCCAGCTATGGACAATATCCAAAAATCAGCTATTAAGAAATTGGTTGTTTTGGATACCATTTACCTACCAGAGGGGCGTTTAATTGATAAGATTGAACAAATTTCGATTGCTCATCTTCTAGGCGATGCTATTATCCGTATCCACGAAAAACGTCCTCTTTCTCCTTTGTTTAGCATTGAGAAAAAGATTTAATCTTTCACTTGAAGTAGACAGAACTCCTAGCAGGTTTCTTTTCTTGCTAGGAGATTTTTATAGTCAAAATCTGCAAGCCTTTTCAAAATATGCTATACTGGGGGAAAAGGAGGATTTCTATGAGCCAAGAATTTATCAATCCAAGTGATGGTGTGATTCGTCAGTATCTGGCGACCAGTAAAACGTTAGCAGTAGTGGGTTTGTCTGACCGTGAGGAAACAACTAGCAATCGAGTGACTAAGGAGATGCAAGCTCGGGGCTATAAAATCATTCCAGTTAATCCCAAGGCTGCAGGTGGTGAAATTTTGGGAGAAAAGGCTTATGCGAGTCTAGCTGAGATTCCTTTTCCTGTAGATATTGTCAATGTTTACCGTCGCAGCGAGTTTCTGCCAGATGTGGCGCGTGATTTTCTCAAGGCTGATGCCAAGATTTTCTGGGCGCAATTAGGGCTTGAAAATCTAGAAGCGGAAGAAATCTTGCGTGCTGGAGGATGCGATGACATCGTGATGAATCGCTGTATTAAGAGAGAACATACTCGCTTAATTCTTGAGCAATAAAAAGGTAGCCCATGGCTACCTTTTGTGTTATAAAGTACCAATCAATGCTTGCATGCCAAGACTGGTGAGGATGATGGCAATCCAGCAAAGGGCTCCAAGAAGAATGGATTTTCCGCTGGATTTGATCATGGCTACTAGATTTGTTTTGAGACCGATAGCACTCATAGCCATGATAATGAGAAATTTGGAGAGTTGTTTGAGAGGGGTGAAGAAGCTACTAGACACACCGAGAGAGGTGAGAAGAGTCGTTAAGAGAGAGGCTAGGATGAAATAAAGTATAAAAAGTGGGAAGACTTTTTTCAGTTGGAAATCCTGGCTGTTTTTTTGCTGGCGGCTTTGCCAGTAGGAGAGAAAGAGAGTGATGGGAATGATTGCTAAGGTGCGCGTGAGTTTAACAATGGTTGCCGATTCGAGGGTATTGGTTTGGTAAAGACTGTCCCAGGAGCTGGCGGTGGCCGTTACAGAAGAAGTATCATTGACCGCAGTTCCTGCAAAGAGGGCAAAGCCGTCATTGGATAGGTGAAGCCAGGTTCCTAGAGTTGGAAAGATAAGTGCAGCTAAGACATTGAAGAAAAAGATAACGGAAATGGCTTGGGCTACTTCCTTTTCTTTAGCATGGATAACGGGTGCTGTAGCAGCAATGGCAGAGCCACCACAGATAGAAGATCCCACTCCAATCAAGGTTGCCAGTTTTGTGTCTAGTGCAAAGAAACGCTGGAAGAGGTAGGCGACAATCAAGGAAATTGAAATCGTTGATAGGATGACCGGGAGTGAAGTTTGTCCAACTGCGAAGACTTGCGAGATATTGAGACCAAAACCGAGTAAGATAACGGCATACTGGAGCAATTTCTTGGAACTAAAGGTCAACCCTGCGTCTAGTTGTTTATAGGGTGAGAGCCAGGGGTGTAGGAGCATTCCCGCAAAAATGGCAAAGACAGGTGCGCCCACAACGGGGAAAAATCCTCCCAGGAACCAAGATACGATAGAAATGAGAAGGCAGGCCAAGATTCCTGCTCCATTTTTTGATAAAAATGACATATAAACCTCCGAAAATAAGCACTTATTATTATAGTCCTGTCGAGAAGAAAAGTAAAACAAAAAGTGAAAAATGCGGGTTTCAGATGGATTTTGCGGTCAGGGAGCTTTTATAGTATAATAGTACTATGTTCTGTAAGCAAGGGGGGGATATCTATGGACTTAACCAAGCGCTTTAATAAACAGTTAGATAAGATTCAAGTTTCGTTGATTCGCCAATTTGACCAGGCTATTTCGGAGATTCCTGGGGTCTTGCGTTTGACCTTGGGGGAACCTGATTTTACAACGCCAGATCATGTCAAGGAAGCAGCCAAGCGAGCGATTGACCAGAATCAATCCTACTATACAGGGATGAGTGGTCTGTTAACATTACGTCAGGCAGCCAGTGATTTTGTAAAAGAAAAATACCAGCTAGATTACAATCCTGAAAATGAAATCTTGGTTACAATTGGAGCGACAGAGGCTTTATCTGCTACTTTGACAGCTATTTTGGAAGAGGGAGATAAGGTGCTCTTGCCAGCTCCTGCCTATCCAGGTTATGAGCCAATTGTCAATCTAGTTGGGGCAGAGGTTGTCGAGATTGATACGACTGAAAATGGTTTTGTCTTGACCCCTGAAATGTTGGAAAAGGCCATTTTGGAGCAAGGCGACAAGCTCAAGGCTGTCATTCTCAACTATCCGGCTAATCCGACAGGAATTACCTATAGTCGGGAGCAGTTGGAAGCCTTGGCAGACGTTTTACGCAAGTATGAGATTTTTGTTGTCTGTGATGAGGTTTACTCGGAATTGACCTATACAGGGCAAGCCCATGTATCTCTGGGAACGATGCTGAGAGACCAGGCTATTATTATTAATGGCTTGTCTAAATCGCATGCTATGACTGGTTGGCGTTTAGGCTTCATCTTTGCTCCTGCAGCTTTCACAGCTCAGTTAATCAAGAGTCACCAATATTTGGTTACTGCCGCAAACACTATGGCTCAACATGCTGCGGTGGAGGCTTTGACCGCTGGTAAAAACGATGCAGAGCCTATGAAGAAGGAATACATCCAGCGTCGAGATTATATCATCGAAAAGATGACTGCTCTTGGTTTTGAGATTATCAAACCAGACGGTGCCTTCTATATCTTTGCTAAGATTCCATCAGGCTACAATCAAGACTCCTTTGCTTTTCTGAAGGATTTTGCTCAGAAGAAGGCCGTTGCCTTTATCCCTGGCGCAGCCTTTGGGCGTTACGGAGAAGGCTATGTGCGTCTGTCTTATGCAGCCAGCATGGAAACGATCAGAGAAGCCATGAAACGACTTGAGGAGTACATGAGAGAAGCATGATTCAGTCTATCACGAGTCAAGGCTTGGTGCTCTACAATCGTAACTTTCGTGAGGATGACAAGCTAGTCAAAATTTTTACCGAGCAGGCAGGCAAGCGCATGTTTTTCGTCAAACACGCTGGCCAGTCCAAACTAGCTCCGGTTATTCAGCCCTTGGTGTTGGCACGATTTCTCTTGCGAATCAATGATGACGGGCTTAGCTACATCGAGGACTATCACGAGGTGATGACCTTTCCCAAGATTAATAGTGATCTCTTTGTCATGGCCTATGCAACCTATGTGGCTGCTCTTGCAGATGCTAGTTTGCAGGATAATCAGCAGGATGCTCCCTTGTTTGCTTTCTTGAGGAAGACTCTAGAGTTAATGGAAGCAGGCATAGATTATCAGGTTTTAACCAATATTTTTGAAATTCAAATCTTGACTCGATTTGGAATCAGCCTCAACTTTAATGAGTGCGTCTTTTGCCATCGGGTGGGTCAGGCTTTTGACTTTTCTTTCAAATATGGAGCTTGTCTTTGCCCAGAGCATTATCATGAAGATGAGAGACGTTGCCATCTGAATCCCAATATCCCTTATCTGCTCAATCAATTTCAAGCCATTGATTTTGAGACCTTGGAGACCATTTCGCTCAAGCCGGAAATCAAGCAAGACTTGCGCAAGTTTATAGACCAAATCTACGAAGAGTATGTTGGAATTCACCTAAAATCAAAGAAATTTATTGATTCCCTAGCAGACTGGGGACAATTACTAAAAGAGGAAGACAAATGAAAAAAATCGCAGTAGATGCTATGGGGGGCGATTACGCACCTCAAGCCATCGTTGAGGGTGTCAACCAAGCCCTTGCTGACTTTTCAGATATTGAGATTCAACTCTATGGAGATGAAAGTAAGATCAAGCAATATCTAACAGCGAGAGAGCGCGTCAGCATTATCCATACGGATGAGAAAATTGACTCAGATGATGAGCCGACAAAAGCAATCCGTAAAAAGAAAAATGCCAGCATGGTATTAGCAGCCAAGGCAGTCAAAGAAGGAGAGGCAGACGCCGTCCTCTCTGCTGGCAACACAGGTGCCTTGTTGGCTGCAGGATTCTTCATTGTAGGTCGTATCAAGAATATCGACCGTCCTGGACTCATGTCGACCTTACCGACCATTGATGGCAAAGGGTTTGACATGCTAGACCTTGGAGCCAATGCAGAAAATACAGCCCAGCACCTGCATCAATATGCTGTCCTAGGTTCCTTCTATGCGAAAAATGTTCGTGGGATTTCGAAACCACGTGTTGGTTTGCTCAACAATGGAACAGAAAGCAGCAAGGGTGATCCGCTTCGTAAGGAAACATACGACTTGCTAATAGCTGATCAAAGTTTGAACTTTGTCGGAAACGTGGAAGCGCGTGATCTGATGAATGGCGTTGCGGATGTTGTTGTGGCAGATGGTTTCACGGGAAACGCTGTGCTCAAATCTATCGAAGGGACAGCCATGGGTATCATGGACTTGCTTAAGACAGCTATCACAGGTGGTGGACTTCGAGCAAAACTTGGTGCTCTCCTTCTCAAGAATAGCCTTAAGGGTTTGAAAAAGCAGCTCAACTATTCAGATGTTGGAGGTGCAGTTTTGTTTGGCGTCAAAGCGCCTGTTGTAAAAACTCATGGCTCAAGTGATGCCAAGGCTGTGTACAGTACGATTCGTCAGATTCGTACCATGCTCGAAACAGACGTAGTTGCTCAGACTGCGCGTGAATTTTCAGGAGAATAAAAAGATGACAGAAAAAGAAATTTTTGACCGTATTGTGACCATTATCCAAGAGCGACAGGGAGAGGACTTTGTCGTAACAGAGGTCTTGAGTTTGAAAGATGACCTAGATGCGGACTCAGTGGACTTGATGGAGTTCGTCCTAACGCTAGAAGATGAATTTGGTATCGAAATCACTGATGAGGAAATCGACCAACTTCAAAGTGTAGCCGATGTAGTAGCGATTATTAAAGATAAAAAATAGCCAAAAGCAACATGCAAGTCATGTTGTTTTTTTGTTTGCAGAAAAAAGAAAAAGTTTAAAATTTTTAGTGGGAATTACGAATAAAGAGATAAGACAGAAAAAGGAGGACAGTTCATGTACATGCCAATATTGTATCCATGGTTCATTAAGTGGTTTTTAAAATAAAAATGAAATAGTTGTTCATTTTCGAATTGTTTTTCGAATAGATAGGTGAGAAGAAAAGAAAGGAGACTACGCGATGTATTTACCAATCTTATTGCCATGGTTTATCAAATGGTATTTAAAATAAAAGAAATTTACCTGTTCATTTTAAATCACTTCTCGAATAGATAAGTGAGAAGAAAAGGAAGGAGAGAAGAAAATGATTTCAGTTGTTTTTCCAATCTGGTTTTTAAAATGGTTTAAAGCCTAGAAATTGTAAACTAAAAAAATAAAAATAAAGGAGAAAAAGATGACAAATTTTGACAAAATGGAACAAAACTTTGTAGCTCTCACAGAAGAAGAGTTGATGGATGTGGATGGAGGAGCATGGCCGATTGTAGCTTGGGTGATTGCTAATCCTGTGACAGCAACTAAAATTGCTGGTGGAATTACTGCAGCAGGAATTGCAGGTTATAATTATGTGACGAGTAGATGGTAATAGAAGGAGGAGATGATATGGAAAAATCTATTTTAAAATTTGAAACAATGACTGAGACGGACTTGCAGGAAATTCAAGGGGGAGCCTTTCCCCTTCTTATCCCTGTGGCAGTCGGTTTTGTAAAAGGTTTTGTATATACAGGTGGAGCTATTTTAACAACTCGAGCACTCTTGTCAGGTAAATAGGAGTCTACCATGAAAAAATTCTTATTAGGATTTGCTGAGGGATATTTTATCGTATCACTCATTATCTATATCGCAACGTATTTGATTTTGAAAAATCCAATCAATACCTTGTTTTATCCAGAAACATATCCGATTCTACTTGGTTTGTTTTATCTAGGATATAAGTACAAAACAACAGAAAGTAAGAGTGGAAATTGATTGACCATCAGATTGGAGTTTGGGATGAAAGTTTTTCAGTTATTACGAAAAGCTTGGCCAGAGACCACTGTATTATTTGGCTCGATGGCTTATCTACTTATTAGAATCGTAGCTGATGTAAACAAAATAGACCTACCTAAATGGTTTGAGTATTTTGATATACCTACGATTTCATTATTCTTGATGACCTTTATCTTACTTTATAGAAGTGAAGAAAAAGATAACAAACGATGACAATATGAGTCTGATTTCTGTAGCTCCAGCATAAAAGCAATCTTGGAGTGTTAGACCGATGAATCGTAATCTACATTTAGTTAGGAAGGTGTCTGTATGTTAAAAAAGAAGTGATGTTATTAGGAGGGCTTCTACTAGTACGTATTGTGCTTTCTAGCATTCAAGTTTTAATGGACTATAAGTTATTACCAGGAAAGTATGGTGTAAATTTTATGGAGCTTTCAGAACTTTTGACCTATCCAGTTCTCATTTTAATTATTTACATAGCAGTAAAATACCATACTATCCAGAAAATAACGGCTAAAGAAGGAAATGAGGGCGAAAATGAATAAGATTTTAAAATCTATTCTTGTATTTGTTTTCCTGTTTTTAATGAATATTTTCATCTTTGGGATTCTAGCAACTCTTGGATTTCAGCTAACAATGAGTGAAAGTAGTTATATGGTGCCACCTGTGTTTGCGTTTATCGTTTTATACGCCATTCACAAAAGAAGTGGGAAAGGTAAGAAATCTGTGTAATTGAATGATTTAGGCAGGACTCTTGTCCTGCCTATTTTCTTTGGCAAAAAGTGCTGTTCAGGTGAGGATATTGTTTTTTCAGAAATAATTCCCTTATTTCTTCCTTGTTTGGTTAAAATAATCTTACAAAGTTTTTAAGAGATTGTTAGAAAAAAGGAGATAGATATGAAATTTGGGAAAAGACACTATCGCCCTCAGGTGGATCAGATGGATTGCGGCGTGGCTTCCTTGGCTATGGTATTTGGCTACTACGGTAGTTATTACTCCTTGGCTCGTCTACGAGAGTTGGCCAAGACGACCATGGATGGGACGACTGCTTTGGGTCTTGTAAAGGTAGCAGAGGAGCTTGGTTTTGAAACGCGGGCTATCAAGGCGGATATGACGCTCTTTGACTTGCCAGATTTGACCTTTCCCTTTGTGGCTCATGTGCTCAAGGAAGGGAAATTGCTCCACTACTATGTGGTGACAGGTCAGGATAAGAAGACCATCCATATCGCTGATCCAGATCCTGGTGTCAAGATGACCAAGATTTCCCGTGAGCGATTTGCGCAAGAATGGACAGGGATCAGTCTCTTTATGGCGCCATCTCCAGACTATAAACCCCATAAGGAGAAAAAACAGGGGCTCCTATCCTTCTTGCCAATCTTATTCAAACAGCGTGGCTTAATTACCAATATCGTCCTAGCGACACTCTTGGTGACCCTGATTAACATTGTAGGTTCTTATTATCTGCAGTCTATCATTGATAGTTACGTGCCAGACCAGATGCGCTCAACGCTGGGCATCATCTCTATTGGGCTGGTCATCGTCTATATCCTCCAGCAGATTTTGTCCTACGCGCAGGAATATCTCCTACTAATCCTTGGGCAACGCTTGTCGATTGACGTGATTTTGTCTTATATTAAGCATGTTTTTCACCTGCCAATGTCCTTTTACGCGACACGCAGGACAGGGGAAATCGTGTCTCGTTTTACAGATGCCAATAGTATCATCGATGCGCTGGCGTCGACCATTTTGTCTATCTTTTTGGATGTGTCGACGATTTTGATTATTTCGCTTGTCTTGTTTTCACAAAATATGACGCTCTTTTTCATTAGCCTGCTTGCACTTCCCATTTATACAGTGATTATCTTTGCCTTTATGAAGCCTTTTGAAAAGATGAATCGGGATACCATGGAAGCCAATGCGGTTCTGTCTTCTTCTATCATCGAGGACATCAACGGTATTGAGACCATTAAATCTTTGACTAGTGAAAGTTCACGCTATCAAAAGATTGATAAGGAATTTGTGACTTATCTGAAAAAATCCTTTACCTACAGTCGGGCAGAAAGCCAGCAAAAGGCTCTGAAAAAAGTTGCTCAGCTCCTGCTCAATGTTGCCGTTCTCTGGATGGGAGCAGTGCTCGTCATGGATGGCAAGATGAGTTTGGGCCAGTTGATTACCTATAATACCTTGCTTGTTTACTTTACCAATCCTTTGGAAAATATCATCAACCTACAAACCAAACTTCAGACAGCGCAGGTTGCCAATAACCGTCTGAATGAGGTTTATCTGGTAGCTTCGGAGTTTGAGGAGAAGAAAACGGTCGAAGATTTGAGCATGATGAAGGGAGATATAACCTTTAAGCAAGTCCACTATAAGTATGGCTATGGACGGGACGTCTTGTCGAATATCAATTTGACGATTCCGCAAGGCTCTAAGGTGTCTTTTGTGGGGATCTCAGGGTCAGGTAAAACCACCTTGGCCAAGATGATGGTTAACTTTTACGACCCAAGTCAGGGGGAGATTAGTCTGGGTGGTGTCAATCTTAATCAGATTGATAAAAAAGCCTTGCGCCAGCATATCAACTATTTGCCTCAACAGCCCTATGTCTTTAACGGAACGATTTTGGAGAATCTTCTCCTGGGAGCTAAGGAGGGGACGACACAGGAAGATATCTTACGAGCAGTTGAATTGGCTGATATTCGGGAGGATATCGAGCGCATGCCACTGAATTATCAGACAGAATTGACTTCGGATGGAGCAGGTATTTCTGGGGGGCAACGGCAGCGAATCGCTCTGGCGCGTGCTCTCTTGACGGATGCACCTGTCTTGATCTTGGATGAGGCGACTAGCAGTTTGGATATTTTGACAGAGAAGCGGATTGTGGATAAACTCATGGCTTTAGACAAGACCTTGATTTTCATCGCCCACCGCTTGACCATTGCTGAGCGGACAGAGAAGGTTGTTGTCTTGAATCAGGGCAAGATTGTCGAAGAAGGCACCCATGCAGACTTGCTTGCTCGAGGTGGCTTTTACGCCCATTTGGTGAATAGCTAGAAAGAGGAGAAGATGAAACCAGAATTTTTAGAAAGTGCGGAGTTTTACCATCGTCGTTACCATAATTTTTCCAGTCGGGTGATTTTACCTATGTCACTTCTACTCGTGTTTTTACTGGGATTTGCAGTTTTTGCAGAGAAGGAGATTAGTTTGTCTACCAGAGCGACTGTCGAACCTAGTCGGATCATTGCCAACATTCAGTCGACTAGTAATCAACGCATTGTGGGCAACTATCTGGAAGAAAACAAACTAGTCAAGCAAGGGGACCTACTCGTTCAGTACCAGCAAGGGGCAGAGGCTATCCAGGTTGAGGCATATGCCAGTCAATTGGAGATGCTAAAGGATCAAAAAAAGCAGTTGGGATATTTGCAATCCAGTTTGAAAGAGGGGAGTGATCAATTTCCAGAGGCGGATAAGTTTGGATATCAGGAGATGTTTAGAGATTATCTCAGCCAAGCGAATGGTCTAAGAAGTAATGTTTCTCAGCAAAATGAGACCATCGCGTCCCAGAATGCAGCAGCTAGTCAAACCCAAGCTGAAATCGGGAACCTCATCAGTCAAACAGAGGCTAAAATTCGCGATTACCAGATAGCTAAGTCAGCTATTGAAACAGGCGCTTCCTTGGCCAGTCAGAATCTGGCCTACTCTCTCTACCAGTCCTACAAGTCTCAGAGAGAGGAAAATCCGCAAGCTAAGGCTCAGGCTGTTGCACAGGTTGAAGCACAGCTTTCTCAGTTAGAATCAAGTCTTGCTACTTACCGTGTCCAGTATGCAGGTTCCGGAACCCAGCAAGCCTATGCGTCAGGCTTAAGCAGTCAACTGGAATCACTCAAATCTCAGCACTTAGTCAAAGTTGGCCAGGAATTAACTCTTCTAGATCAGAAAATTTTGGAGGCGGAATCGGGTAAGAAGGTACAGGGAGGTCTCCTCGACAAGGGGAAGATTACAGCAAGTGAGGATGGGGTGCTTCACCTCAATCCTGAGACTAGTGAATCTACGATGGTCGCAGAAGGAACCCTGCTAGCCCAACTCTATCCATCCTTGGAAAAAGAAGGAAAAACCAAACTCACAGCCTATCTCAGTTCAAAAGATGTTGCTAGAGTCAAGATTGGGGACTCTGTCCGTTATACTACAACTAATGATGCGAAGAATCAAATTTTCCTGGATTCCACGATTACAAGTATTGATGCGACAGCTACAAAGACTGAACAAGGAAATTTCTTTAAAATTGAGGCGGAGACCCATCTGACTTCTGAGCAGGCTGAAAAACTTCGCTATGGTTTAGAAGGCCGCCTGCAGATGATCACGGGAAAGAAAAGCTATCTCCGTTATTTTTGGGATCAATTTTTGAATAAAGGGTAATATTCGTGTTTTTCAGAGGATAAATGATTTTAAAACTGTAAGAAGAGTTCATCTTGCAGTTTTTCTTTACGCTTAAAACAGGAAAATGTTATTTATTCGTAAAAACCTTGAATTTTTCATGCTTTTGTGGTAGAATGTGCTCAAGTAAAACGAAAGGCGAACTTTAAAATGTCAAAACAACTGATCTATTCGGGAAAAGCCAAGGATATCTATACAACTGAGGATGAAAATCTCATTATTTCAACTTACAAGGACCAGGCGACTGCCTTCAACGGTGTCAAGAAGGAGCAGATTGCGGGCAAGGGAGTGTTAAATAATCAGATTTCATCTTTTATTTTTGAGAAATTAAATGCGGCTGGTGTAGCGACTCACTTTGTGGAGAAACTTTCGGACACGGAACAACTCAATAAAAAGGTTGAGATTATTCCTTTGGAAGTTGTGCTCCGCAACTACACGGCTGGTTCCTTTTCAAAACGTTTTGGCGTTGAAGAAGGTATCGCATTTGAGACTCCGATTGTCGAATTTTACTATAAAAATGATGATTTGGATGATCCCTTTATCAATGACGAGCATGTGAAATTCCTTAAAATTGCGGATGACCAGCAGATTGCTTACTTGAAGGAAGAAACCCGTCGTATCAATGAACTTTTGAAGGCTTGGTTTGCTGAGATTGGTCTTAAATTGATTGACTTTAAGCTAGAGTTCGGTTTTGACAAGGATGGCAAGATTATCTTGGCAGACGAGTTTTCACCAGATAACTGCCGTTTGTGGGATGCGGATGGTAACCACATGGACAAGGATGTTTTCCGTAGAGGACTCGGAGAATTGACAGATGTTTATGAGATTGTCTGGAAAAAGTTGCAGGGTTTGAAATAATCTGTTTACAAGACTCTCAAGGTCATTTGGGAACATTGTAAGAGCTGAAATAAAGGAATAAGAATTGATGGATAAACGTATTTTTGTTGAGAAAAAGGCTGATTTTCAGGTCAAGTCAGAGAGTTTGGTAAGGGAACTCCAGCACAACTTGGGACTGTCAACTTTGAAAAGTATTCGCATTGTGCAGGTTTATGATGTCTTTGATTTGGCAGAGGACTTGTTTGCACCTGCAGAGAAGCACATCTTCTCTGAGCAGGTGACTGACCATGTTTTAGATGAAGTAGCTGTGCAAGCGGATCTTGCCAACTATGCTTTCTTTGCTATTGAAAGCCTGCCAGGGCAATTTGACCAGCGTGCAGCTTCGTCACAGGAAGCCTTGCTTTTACTGGGAAGTTCGAGTGATGTGACAGTCAATACAGCCCAGCTTTACTTGGTCAATAAGGATATTGATGCGACTGAGTTGGAAGCGGTCAAGAACTACCTGCTCAACCCAGTTGATTCTCGTTTCAAGGACATCACGACAGGAATTGCCAAGCAGGAATTTTCAGAGTCAGACAAGACCATTCCAAAATTGACTTTCTTTGAAAGCTATACGGCAGAAGACTTTGCCCGCTACAAGGCCGAGCAAGGGATGGCCATGGAAGTGGATGATTTGCTCTTTATCCAAGACTACTTCAAGTCAATCGGGCGCGTGCCGACGGAAACAGAGCTCAAGGTTTTGGATACTTACTGGTCTGACCACTGCCGTCATACGACTTTTGAGACCGAGTTGAAACACATTGATTTCTCAGCTTCTAAATTCCAAAAGCAATTGCAAGCGACTTATGACAAGTATATTGCCATGCGTGATGAACTAGGTCGGTCTGAAAAGCCACAAACCTTGATGGATATGGCGACTATTTTTGGTCGTTATGAGCGTGCTAATGGTCGTTTAGACGATATGGAAGTGTCTGACGAAATCAATGCTTGCTCGGTCGAAATCGAAGTGGATGTTGATGGTATCAAGGAACCTTGGCTCCTCATGTTCAAAAACGAAACCCACAATCACCCAACGGAAATTGAGCCATTTGGTGGAGCGGCTACCTGTATCGGTGGCGCCATTCGTGACCCATTGTCAGGCCGTTCTTATGTTTACCAAGCCATGCGTATCTCAGGCGCGGGTGACATTACAGCGCCGATTTCAGAAACGCGCGCTGGGAAATTGCCACAACAGGTCATTTCTAAAACAGCGGCTCACGGTTATTCTTCGTATGGTAACCAAATTGGTCTGGCGACGACTTACGTTCGTGAGTACTTCCACCCAGGCTTTGTAGCCAAACGCATGGAGCTAGGTGCCGTTGTCGGTGCTGCTCCTAAGGAAAATGTAGTCCGTGAAAAACCGGAAGCCGGTGATGTGATTATTCTACTCGGTGGGAAGACTGGACGTGATGGTGTCGGTGGTGCGACAGGATCTTCTAAGGTTCAAACAGTTGAGTCTGTAGAGACTGCTGGAGCTGAGGTTCAAAAAGGGAATGCCATCGAAGAGCGCAAGATCCAACGCCTTTTCCGTAATGGCGATGTCACTCGTCTTATCAAGAAATCCAACGACTTTGGAGCAGGTGGTG includes the following:
- the comA gene encoding peptide cleavage/export ABC transporter ComA, which codes for MKFGKRHYRPQVDQMDCGVASLAMVFGYYGSYYSLARLRELAKTTMDGTTALGLVKVAEELGFETRAIKADMTLFDLPDLTFPFVAHVLKEGKLLHYYVVTGQDKKTIHIADPDPGVKMTKISRERFAQEWTGISLFMAPSPDYKPHKEKKQGLLSFLPILFKQRGLITNIVLATLLVTLINIVGSYYLQSIIDSYVPDQMRSTLGIISIGLVIVYILQQILSYAQEYLLLILGQRLSIDVILSYIKHVFHLPMSFYATRRTGEIVSRFTDANSIIDALASTILSIFLDVSTILIISLVLFSQNMTLFFISLLALPIYTVIIFAFMKPFEKMNRDTMEANAVLSSSIIEDINGIETIKSLTSESSRYQKIDKEFVTYLKKSFTYSRAESQQKALKKVAQLLLNVAVLWMGAVLVMDGKMSLGQLITYNTLLVYFTNPLENIINLQTKLQTAQVANNRLNEVYLVASEFEEKKTVEDLSMMKGDITFKQVHYKYGYGRDVLSNINLTIPQGSKVSFVGISGSGKTTLAKMMVNFYDPSQGEISLGGVNLNQIDKKALRQHINYLPQQPYVFNGTILENLLLGAKEGTTQEDILRAVELADIREDIERMPLNYQTELTSDGAGISGGQRQRIALARALLTDAPVLILDEATSSLDILTEKRIVDKLMALDKTLIFIAHRLTIAERTEKVVVLNQGKIVEEGTHADLLARGGFYAHLVNS
- the comB gene encoding competence pheromone export protein ComB, with the translated sequence MKPEFLESAEFYHRRYHNFSSRVILPMSLLLVFLLGFAVFAEKEISLSTRATVEPSRIIANIQSTSNQRIVGNYLEENKLVKQGDLLVQYQQGAEAIQVEAYASQLEMLKDQKKQLGYLQSSLKEGSDQFPEADKFGYQEMFRDYLSQANGLRSNVSQQNETIASQNAAASQTQAEIGNLISQTEAKIRDYQIAKSAIETGASLASQNLAYSLYQSYKSQREENPQAKAQAVAQVEAQLSQLESSLATYRVQYAGSGTQQAYASGLSSQLESLKSQHLVKVGQELTLLDQKILEAESGKKVQGGLLDKGKITASEDGVLHLNPETSESTMVAEGTLLAQLYPSLEKEGKTKLTAYLSSKDVARVKIGDSVRYTTTNDAKNQIFLDSTITSIDATATKTEQGNFFKIEAETHLTSEQAEKLRYGLEGRLQMITGKKSYLRYFWDQFLNKG
- the purC gene encoding phosphoribosylaminoimidazolesuccinocarboxamide synthase, producing MSKQLIYSGKAKDIYTTEDENLIISTYKDQATAFNGVKKEQIAGKGVLNNQISSFIFEKLNAAGVATHFVEKLSDTEQLNKKVEIIPLEVVLRNYTAGSFSKRFGVEEGIAFETPIVEFYYKNDDLDDPFINDEHVKFLKIADDQQIAYLKEETRRINELLKAWFAEIGLKLIDFKLEFGFDKDGKIILADEFSPDNCRLWDADGNHMDKDVFRRGLGELTDVYEIVWKKLQGLK